One region of Acidovorax sp. T1 genomic DNA includes:
- a CDS encoding transposase: MLKDSHSPRYSVPRTRRTYTPQFKAELIAACKQPGASIAATAREHGMNANVLHRWLKERKRAAIPC, translated from the coding sequence ATGCTCAAAGATTCTCACTCCCCTCGTTATTCGGTGCCGCGCACGCGCCGCACCTATACGCCACAGTTCAAGGCTGAACTGATCGCCGCGTGCAAGCAGCCCGGCGCATCGATTGCCGCCACGGCGCGTGAACACGGCATGAATGCCAATGTGCTGCATCGCTGGCTCAAGGAGCGTAAGCGCGCGGCAATCCCATGTTGA
- the tnpC gene encoding IS66 family transposase, giving the protein MVQQQSLNNLSAEQLREMVASLMGHVSDKDAQIARHQTELKHSQALNAKLTHENALLKRMKFAAQSERFNAEQRSLLEDEIEADLAAVAVEIEQLQPPAPAPQAKQQPKRQPLPANLPRREIRHEPELTTCACGCAMKRIGEDVAEKLDYVPGVFTVERHIRGKWACAQCETITQPPVEAHVIDKGIPTTGLLAQVLVAKYADHLPLYRQEAIFGRAGLAIPRSTLAQWVGTCGVRLQPLVDALKAEILSRSVLHADETPVQMLKPGKGSTHRAYLWAYAPGAFEDMKAVVYDFCESRAGEHARNFLGDWRGSLVCDDFSGYKAGFANGITEAGCLAHARRKFFDLHAAHKSQIAGFALEQFAKVYDIEREVKELNTDQRQAIRQQHTKPLLAALHEWMLLQRQKLPDSSATAKALDYSLRRWTALTRFVGDGQLPVDNNWIENQIRPIAIGRNNWLFAGSLRAGQRAAAVMSLVQSARMNGHDPYAYLKDVLTRLPTHRASRIEELLPHRWQAPNS; this is encoded by the coding sequence GTGGTGCAGCAACAATCCCTGAACAATCTCAGCGCAGAGCAACTGCGCGAGATGGTTGCCAGCCTCATGGGCCACGTGAGCGACAAGGACGCGCAAATCGCCCGCCACCAAACCGAACTCAAGCACAGCCAGGCGCTCAACGCCAAGCTCACCCACGAGAACGCGCTCTTGAAGCGCATGAAGTTCGCGGCCCAGTCCGAGCGCTTCAACGCCGAGCAGCGCAGCCTGCTTGAAGACGAGATCGAGGCCGACCTGGCAGCGGTCGCCGTCGAGATCGAGCAACTGCAGCCGCCTGCGCCAGCGCCCCAAGCCAAACAGCAACCCAAGCGCCAGCCGCTGCCGGCCAACCTGCCGCGGCGCGAGATCCGCCACGAGCCTGAGTTGACTACCTGCGCCTGTGGTTGTGCGATGAAGCGCATCGGTGAAGACGTGGCCGAAAAGCTGGACTATGTGCCCGGCGTGTTCACGGTGGAGCGCCACATCCGTGGCAAGTGGGCCTGCGCACAGTGCGAAACCATCACCCAGCCGCCGGTCGAAGCGCATGTGATCGACAAGGGCATCCCCACCACGGGCCTGCTGGCCCAGGTGCTGGTGGCCAAGTACGCCGACCACCTGCCGCTATACCGCCAGGAAGCGATCTTTGGACGCGCCGGTCTGGCCATCCCCCGCTCGACTCTGGCGCAGTGGGTCGGCACCTGCGGCGTGCGGCTGCAGCCGCTGGTCGATGCGCTGAAGGCGGAGATACTCAGCCGCAGCGTGCTGCACGCCGACGAGACGCCGGTGCAAATGCTCAAGCCTGGCAAAGGCAGCACCCACCGGGCTTACCTGTGGGCTTACGCACCAGGCGCCTTCGAAGACATGAAGGCCGTGGTGTACGACTTCTGCGAGTCAAGAGCAGGCGAGCATGCCCGCAACTTCCTCGGAGACTGGCGCGGCAGCCTGGTATGCGATGACTTCAGCGGCTACAAGGCTGGGTTTGCCAATGGCATCACGGAAGCGGGTTGCCTGGCGCACGCGCGGCGCAAATTCTTTGACCTGCACGCGGCCCACAAAAGCCAGATCGCCGGGTTCGCGCTGGAGCAGTTCGCCAAGGTCTACGACATCGAGCGCGAGGTCAAGGAATTGAACACGGATCAGCGCCAGGCCATCCGGCAGCAGCACACCAAGCCATTGCTAGCTGCACTGCACGAGTGGATGCTGCTACAGAGACAAAAACTGCCCGACAGCTCGGCCACGGCCAAGGCGCTGGATTACAGCCTGCGGCGCTGGACTGCACTGACGCGCTTCGTTGGTGACGGGCAACTGCCGGTGGACAACAACTGGATCGAGAACCAGATCCGGCCGATCGCCATTGGCCGCAACAACTGGCTGTTCGCCGGCAGCCTGCGAGCAGGCCAACGTGCGGCCGCGGTGATGAGCCTGGTGCAGTCGGCGCGCATGAACGGGCATGACCCCTATGCCTACCTGAAGGACGTGCTCACGCGCTTGCCCACGCACCGGGCCAGCAGGATCGAAGAATTGCTGCCGCATCGCTGGCAGGCCCCGAACTCCTGA
- the tnpB gene encoding IS66 family insertion sequence element accessory protein TnpB (TnpB, as the term is used for proteins encoded by IS66 family insertion elements, is considered an accessory protein, since TnpC, encoded by a neighboring gene, is a DDE family transposase.), with protein sequence MIRIDAAWLATAPLDMRAGTDTALARVVSVFGAAHPHHAYLFANRRANRIKVLVHDGIGIWLAARRLHQGKFVWPAPGNEQWQLEPVQLDALVLGLPWQRMGNAGIITMV encoded by the coding sequence ATGATCCGTATCGACGCTGCCTGGCTTGCCACGGCCCCGCTGGACATGCGCGCCGGCACCGACACGGCGCTGGCCCGGGTGGTCAGCGTGTTCGGTGCTGCCCACCCTCATCACGCCTACCTGTTCGCCAACAGACGCGCCAACCGCATCAAGGTGCTGGTGCACGACGGCATCGGCATCTGGCTGGCCGCTCGCCGCCTGCACCAGGGGAAGTTCGTCTGGCCGGCGCCAGGCAATGAGCAGTGGCAGTTGGAGCCTGTCCAGCTTGACGCCCTGGTGCTGGGCCTGCCCTGGCAACGCATGGGAAACGCCGGCATTATCACCATGGTCTGA
- a CDS encoding transposase, with protein sequence MSQEIPNSRSRVPRTRRVYSAQFKVELIAACQQPGASIAATAREHGMNANVLHRWLKEHRLGLHQPTCDTAHAVASGIAPHCDDAAAEPMANAQPVRAPAHLPHASTVPAFIAMTLGSPAMGPQPAGAQAAPSAASATPSSDIRIECCHHGTLVTVNWPVAAAGECSRALQGLLQVLRQ encoded by the coding sequence ATGTCTCAAGAGATCCCCAACTCGCGCTCCCGTGTCCCCCGCACACGCCGGGTCTACAGCGCGCAATTCAAGGTTGAACTGATCGCCGCGTGCCAGCAGCCCGGCGCATCAATTGCCGCCACAGCACGTGAACATGGCATGAATGCCAATGTGCTGCATCGCTGGCTCAAGGAGCATCGTCTGGGCCTTCACCAGCCCACCTGCGATACCGCGCATGCTGTGGCGTCCGGCATCGCCCCGCACTGCGACGATGCAGCGGCTGAGCCAATGGCCAATGCACAGCCTGTTCGTGCCCCGGCGCATCTGCCTCATGCCAGCACCGTGCCCGCCTTCATCGCGATGACGCTGGGCTCGCCGGCGATGGGGCCTCAGCCAGCGGGTGCGCAAGCTGCCCCAAGTGCTGCATCGGCAACTCCCTCATCAGACATCCGCATCGAGTGCTGTCATCACGGCACCCTCGTGACGGTCAATTGGCCGGTGGCCGCTGCTGGCGAGTGTTCCCGCGCATTGCAGGGTTTGCTCCAGGTGCTGCGGCAATGA
- the gshB gene encoding glutathione synthase: MKLLFIADPLESFKIYKDTTFAMMREAQRRGHQLAVCLPQDLVWQRGSQVTARVRDIVLTGDSTHWFQAQPLRSAALTAFDAVLMRKDPPFDSEYFYATHLLEQAEREGARVFNKPRALRDHPEKLAIMEFPQFIGPTLVTRDPQDIQRFHAEHQDIILKPLDGMGGMGIFRVGPDGLNLGSITETLNRHGAQSVMVQKFLPEITEGDKRVLIIGGKPVPFCLARIPQGSEVRGNLAAGGKGVARPLSARDWEIAEALGPVLQSRGLLLAGVDVIGECVTEINVTSPTCFQEIFDQTGCDVAYLFVDALEAAVATRAT, encoded by the coding sequence ATGAAACTCCTGTTCATCGCTGATCCGCTGGAAAGCTTCAAGATCTACAAAGACACCACCTTTGCCATGATGCGCGAGGCACAGCGGCGCGGTCACCAGCTGGCGGTTTGCCTGCCGCAGGATCTGGTCTGGCAGCGCGGCAGCCAGGTGACTGCACGGGTGCGGGATATTGTCCTCACCGGCGATTCCACCCACTGGTTTCAGGCGCAGCCCCTGCGCAGTGCAGCGCTTACGGCGTTCGACGCCGTGCTCATGCGCAAAGACCCTCCTTTCGACAGCGAATATTTCTATGCCACCCACCTGCTTGAACAGGCCGAGCGGGAGGGGGCCCGGGTATTCAACAAGCCGCGCGCCCTGCGCGACCACCCGGAAAAGCTGGCGATCATGGAGTTTCCGCAGTTCATCGGCCCCACGCTGGTAACGCGCGATCCGCAAGATATCCAGCGTTTTCATGCGGAACACCAGGACATCATTCTCAAACCCCTTGATGGCATGGGGGGCATGGGCATTTTCCGCGTGGGCCCGGACGGCCTGAATCTGGGCAGCATCACCGAGACGCTCAACCGCCACGGAGCACAAAGCGTGATGGTGCAGAAATTCCTTCCGGAGATCACGGAAGGCGACAAACGCGTCCTCATCATCGGAGGCAAGCCTGTGCCTTTCTGCCTGGCGCGCATCCCGCAAGGCAGTGAAGTCCGCGGCAATCTTGCAGCGGGGGGCAAAGGTGTGGCGCGCCCGCTGTCTGCACGCGACTGGGAAATCGCCGAAGCGCTGGGCCCTGTCTTGCAAAGCCGTGGGTTGCTGCTGGCGGGCGTGGACGTCATAGGAGAGTGCGTCACAGAGATCAACGTCACCAGCCCCACCTGCTTTCAGGAGATCTTTGACCAAACAGGCTGCGACGTGGCCTATTTGTTTGTGGACGCACTGGAGGCGGCGGTGGCTACGCGCGCCACCTGA
- a CDS encoding benzoate/H(+) symporter BenE family transporter has product MQFFKDLSLSAFTAGFVAVLVGFTSSVAIVFQAAQAFQATPAQIASWMWALGLGMGLCSLVPSLLLRKPVMVAWSTPGAAVLATAGLAGGFSMAEAVGAFMVCAALITVAGVTRWFERVMNRIPMEIAAALLAGVLARFGLQAFAAAQTALPLVLLMLASYLVARRWLPRYAVVVTLALAIGFVALRGEMSWSAIRFELAVPVFTAPQFTLSAAISLALPLFVVTMASQNLPGVAVIRATGYDLPVSRLITMTGLATLVLAPFGGYALNFSAITAAICMGPEAHPDRDKRYTAAVSCGLLYVAIGIFGAVVTGLLTAFPKELVVAIAGLALLGTIGNGLAAALRDEPHREAALITFLVTLSGVVVAGVGSAFWGVVAGSLALFVQQYGRSSTGSV; this is encoded by the coding sequence ATGCAATTCTTCAAAGACTTGAGTCTGTCGGCCTTCACGGCCGGCTTTGTCGCGGTGCTGGTGGGGTTCACGAGTTCGGTGGCTATCGTGTTCCAGGCGGCGCAAGCCTTCCAGGCCACGCCCGCGCAAATCGCTTCGTGGATGTGGGCGCTGGGGCTGGGCATGGGGCTGTGCTCCCTGGTGCCGTCGCTGCTGCTGCGCAAGCCGGTCATGGTGGCCTGGTCCACGCCGGGCGCGGCCGTGCTGGCCACCGCCGGGCTGGCCGGGGGCTTCAGCATGGCAGAGGCGGTGGGTGCCTTCATGGTGTGCGCCGCGCTGATCACGGTGGCGGGCGTCACGCGCTGGTTTGAGCGCGTCATGAACCGTATTCCCATGGAGATCGCCGCCGCGTTGCTGGCCGGCGTGCTGGCGCGCTTTGGCTTGCAGGCCTTTGCTGCGGCGCAGACGGCATTGCCGCTCGTCCTGCTGATGCTGGCGTCCTATCTGGTGGCGCGCCGGTGGTTGCCACGTTATGCCGTGGTCGTCACGCTGGCGCTGGCCATCGGCTTTGTCGCGCTGCGCGGCGAGATGTCCTGGTCGGCCATCCGTTTCGAGCTGGCCGTGCCTGTGTTCACGGCGCCGCAGTTCACCCTGTCTGCAGCCATCAGCCTGGCTTTGCCCCTGTTTGTCGTCACCATGGCGTCGCAAAACCTGCCGGGTGTGGCGGTGATCCGCGCCACCGGCTATGACCTGCCCGTGTCGCGCCTCATCACCATGACGGGGCTGGCGACCCTGGTGCTGGCGCCATTTGGCGGCTATGCGCTCAATTTCAGCGCCATCACAGCCGCCATCTGCATGGGGCCGGAAGCCCATCCGGACCGCGACAAGCGCTACACGGCGGCGGTGTCCTGCGGCTTGCTGTATGTGGCGATTGGCATTTTTGGCGCCGTTGTCACGGGGTTGCTGACGGCGTTTCCCAAAGAGCTGGTGGTGGCCATCGCCGGCCTGGCACTGCTGGGCACCATCGGCAATGGCCTGGCTGCCGCGCTGCGCGATGAGCCCCACCGCGAGGCGGCATTGATCACATTCCTGGTCACCCTCAGCGGCGTGGTGGTGGCGGGCGTGGGGTCTGCCTTCTGGGGCGTGGTGGCCGGCAGCCTGGCGCTATTTGTGCAACAGTACGGGCGTTCCTCCACGGGGAGTGTCTGA